The sequence below is a genomic window from Flavobacterium keumense.
TTACCTTAGAAATGAACAATAGAAAAGTCATTGGAACGGTTGGAGCGCTTCAATACGAGGTAATTCAGTACCGATTGGAACATGAATACGGCGCAAAATGTTCGTATGAAAATTTCCCTGTTCACAAAGCCTGTTGGGTAAAACCAGACGATGCTAAAAGCGAAGAGTTCAAAGAATTCAAACGCATCAAACAAAAGTTTTTGGCACACGACAAATACGGACAATTGGTTTTCTTAGCCGATTCTGATTTTACCATTCAAATGACGCAAAGTAAATTCCCAACCGTGAAGTTGTTTTTCACTTCGGAGTTTGATTAATTAGAAATTAAATTCGTACTCGTTTTCCATGACTTCAACACAATTTTGAAGGTCTAGAATCAGATTGTCAATTTGCTCTTTGGTTACATTAGGCATACAAATAATATGAGAAATTGTTTCTTGTGTGGCCAATTGCCATTTGGAAATTATGGAATCGTGTACTTTTGGAAATACTACCGTAATCGCATTGGGATTTCTCCAAGCTGGAATCCCAATTGCATTCAATCGCTTTTCACAATAAGCAGCCACTTCAAGACTATTCTGGAATCGTTGTCTCAATCCTTCCACTCCCATTCGTTTCAAAGCATACCATAAAAACAACGGACTGTGACCGTTTCTTGAACCAGTTATGGTCGTATCCAACGAACCGATATACGAAACTCCTTTGGCAATTCTGTCTCGATTTGATTTTTTAGTAATAATTACCCCAGTAGGTATTGGCGAACCAATAAACTTGTGTCCGCTAATCGCTACGCTATCGGCTCCGTCTTTAAAATCAAAAGGTACTCTAGGTTCTACAAAGGCACCGTAACTTCCTGCAAGGGCGGCATCGCAATGAATATAACTATCTTGAATGGCTAAACTTTTTAGAATGGATTTGATTCTAGCCACATCATCTTTGGCTTCTTTCATCGTAGTACCATAATTAGCCAACACAATGGCGGGTTTATCCCGATTGATTCGCAAAGTGTTTTCTAAATCGGCATAATCAATTTCCCCATTTTCTTGCGAACGAATCACAATACTTGGAATGTTTAACAAATGAATGTTCTTACGAATACTGTAATGTGTCGATTCTGAATAATACACCATTCCTTTAGGATACAGCTCTCTAGCCAAATACAAACCGTACAAATTACTTTCAGAACCACCATTAGTAACATAGCCCCAATAATCATTAGGGTCAGCTCTAAACAACTTAGCAAAGAATCCAACTACTTCTCGCTCGAGTTCGTGGGTTTTTACTTTATTAATGGAATTTTCAAAGGGGTCACCCACGTTATTAATGGGGTATTTCAAAAACGGCATCATCTCTGAAAAATCAAAATCTTTAGAAACAGGATACCCTATAGAATTTTCATTGGAAAGATTAATAAACTGTTCTAACTCCGCTAAGCGTTGTTTATCAATTTCGGTAAGAAAGGTTGAATGTAATTCCATTGTTTTTTTTTGTAAATGTAGATTTATTTTCAAAATTTTCTAAATAATAAAAATAATCAATAGTATAATTCTAAAAATAGATATATTAGCAGAACTTTTATACTGAAACAAGAATTACAAATTATCAAAACAATAAAAATATTTTAAAATGGACGCCATTGACAAACGAATTCTGATGGTTTTACAAGAGGATGCCAAAGCCAACATCAAAATGATTGCTGAAAAATCAGGCTTATCGGTCTCACCTACCTTTGCAAGAATTAAGAAATTAGAACAATTGGGGTACATCAAAAAATATGTTGCTCTTTTGGACGAAGTAAAAATTGGAAAATCAATTCAGGTCTTTTGCCAAGTCACCTTATCGATTCATTCCAAGGAAGTAATTGACAATTTCAAAAAGCAAATTGCAAAATTACATGATGTTATGGGGTGTTACCATGTTTCTGGAAACTATGATTTTTTATTGAAAATTGCCGTAAAAGACATGAATGAATACCAACAATTTGCAGTAGAAAAATTGTCCGTCATTGAGGGGATTTCCAATGTACAAAGCACCTTCGTTTTAGAGGAAATCAAAAACGAAGTAGTCCACAAACTTCAATAAAACAAAAAAGGCTCCATTTCTGGAGCCTTTTTAATATTTAAGCTTGTCCCGCAGGACCAAAATTCAATGGAATTGGAGCTTGTTCAGTGTCTTTGATTTCGCCATGAGCGACTTCAAAACGATGAATATTTTCTCCAATGGCTTTCAACAATCTTTTAGCATGTTGTGGAGTCAACACAATTCTAGATTTTACTTTAGCTTTTGGAATTCCTGGCATAATGCTCACAAAATCCAATACAAATTCGGAAGAAGAATGATTGATAATCGCTAGATTGGAATAAATTCCTTCGGCTGTTTGCTCATCCAACTCAATATTGATTTGTTCTTGTTGCTCTGTCATATCAAAAAGATTAAAAAAGTAAAGAATTCAAAGAGTGTAGTGTTACACCCTTTGAATCTTTATTTTTTTGAATTAATATATATACTCTTCTTTGTTAGCCATCATTTCATTGTAGTCTTCTTTAGATCCTACAATCGTGTGATCGTATTCTCTCATACCTGTACCTGCAGGGATTCTGTGACCTACAATTACATTTTCTTTCAATCCTTCTAAATTATCTACTTTACCTGCAACAGCAGCTTCGTTTAATACTTTAGTAGTCTCTTGGAAAGAGGCTGCAGAAATGAATGATTTTGTTTGAAGAGAAGCTCTTGTGATACCTTGTAACACTGGAGTTGCAGTTGCTGTAATTACATCACGAGCAACAACTAAGTTCTTATCGGTACGTTTCAACAATGAATTTTCATCACGTAATTGACGTGGCGTAATGATTTGTCCTGGTTTCAACACCTCTGAATCTCCAGCATCTTCAACTACTTTCATACCATATAACTTATCATTTTCTAAGATAAAATCTTTAGTATGAATCAATTGATCTTCTAAGAATAAAGTATCTCCTGGATCTTGAACTTGAACTTTACGCATCATTTGACGAATTACTACCTCAAAGTGTTTGTCGTTAATTTTAACCCCTTGTAAACGGTATACTTCTTGAATTTCGTTCACCAAGTACTGTTGAACAGCCGCTGGACCTTGAATTCTTAAAATATCATCTGGCGTAATGGCACCATCTGAAAGTGGAGCTCCAGCACGTACAAAGTCGTTTTCTTGAACTAAAATTTGACTTGATAATTTTACCAAGTACTTCTTCACTTCACCAAATTTAGACTCAATGATGATTTCACGATTACCACGTTTGATTTTTCCGAAAGAAACAACTCCGTCGATTTCTGAAACTACAGCTGGGTTTGAAGGATTACGAGCTTCTAACAACTCTGTAATTCTTGGTAAACCTCCTGTGATATCTCCTGATTTAGAAGAACGACGAGGAATTTTCACCAATACTTTACCTGCTTTAATTTTCTCACCATCGTCAACCATCAAGTGGGCTCCTACTGGTAAGTTATACGAACGAATTAATTCATTGTCTTTACCATATACTAATAAAGTAGGAATTAATTTTTTGTTTCTTGCTTCAGAAATAACTTTTTCTTGGAAACCAGTTTGTTCGTCGATTTCAACCATATAAGTTTGACCTTGTTCTAAATCTTCGTAAGCAATTTTACCAGTAAACTCAGAAACAATAACTCCATTATATGGATCCCATTTACAGATTACCTCTCCTTTTGCAACAGACTGACCGTCTTTTACAAAAATACTTGAACCGTAAGGGATATTATTTGTACTTAATAAAATACCTGTTTTTTCATCGACTAATTTCAATTCAGTAGAACGAGAAACAACAATATCCACTGCGTTTCCTTCATTATCTTCTCCTTTAACTGTTTTTAAATCTTCGATTTCTAGTTTTCCTGGGAAACGAGCAACAATGCTTGATTCTTCAGAAATACCTCCTGCTACCCCTCCAACGTGGAAGGTACGAAGTGTTAACTGTGTACCAGGCTCTCCAATAGATTGTGCAGCAATAACTCCTACTGCTTCACCTCTTTGAGTCATTTTTCCAGTAGCTAAGTTTCTACCATAACATTTAGCACAAATTCCTTTTAATGCCTCACAAGTTAATGGAGAACGAACCTCTACTTTTTCAATCGGAGAAGCTTCAATTGCTTTTACAATTGTTTCTGTTATTTCTTGTCCTGCAGCAACTAGAATTTCATTATCTAATGGATTTACAACATCTTGTAATGCTACACGTCCAAGGATTCTTTCTCCTAAAGTTTCTACTATTTCTTCGTTTTTCTTTAAAGCCGAAACTTCAACACCTCTCAATGTTCCACAATCATCAAGATTAACAATAACATCCTGAGAAACATCATGTAATCTTCTTGTTAAATACCCTGCATCCGCAGTTTTAAGAGCCGTATCTGCAAGACCTTTACGAGCACCGTGAGTAGAAATAAAATACTCAAGGATAGAAAGACCTTCTTTAAAGTTAGACAAAATCGGGTTTTCAATAATCTCACCACCACCAGCAGTCGATTTTTTAGGCTTAGCCATCAAACCACGCATACCAGTTAACTGACGGATTTGTTCTTTAGATCCCCTTGCTCCAGAATCAAGCATCATGTACACTGAGTTAAAACCTTGTTGGTCTTCTCTAATGTTTTTCATTGCTGCCTCTGTTAATTGAGCATTAGTAGATGTCCACACATCAATAACTTGGTTATAACGTTCGTTATTGGTGATAAGACCCATGTTATAGTTAGCAGAAATACCTTCAACTTGCTCTCTAGCATCTGCAATTAATTTAGTTTTTTGCTCTGGAATTCTAATATCACCTAATGAGAATGACAAACCACCTTTGAAGGCAAATTTGTATCCCATATCTTTCATATTATCTAAGAAAGCAGCTGTTGTAGGCACATCAGTAACACTTAAAATGTGACCAATAATATCTCTTAAGTTTTTCTTAGTTAATACATCATTGATATATCCAGCAGCTTCAGGAACTACTTCATTAAACAATACACGACCTGCAGTAGTTTGGATTATTTTGTAAACCAACTCTCCATTTTCATTAAAATCTTTTGCTCTAATTTTTACACGAGCATTCAATTCTAATCGTCCTTCGTTTAATGCAATGTTTACCTCTTCAGCAGAATAGAAAGTCAAATCTTGACCTAAAATTTTATGCTCAGGAGTTGATAAACGCTCTTTGGTCATATAATATAGACCCAAAACCATGTCTTGAGAAGGTACCGTGATAGGCGCTCCATTAGCAGGGTTCAAAATATTGTGAGAAGCCAACATTAATAATTGTGCTTCCAAAATTGCCTCTGGTCCTAATGGCAAGTGAACCGCCATCTGGTCACCATCAAAATCCGCGTTGAATGCCGTACACACTAAAGGGTGTAATTGGATTGCTTTTCCTTCAATTAATTTTGGTTGGAACGCTTGGATACCTAAACGGTGCAAAGTAGGAGCACGGTTCAGTAATACTGGGTGTCCTTTAATTACGTTTTCAAGGATGTCCCAAACTACTGGCTCTTTTTTGTCAATTATTTTTTTAGCAGATTTAACCGTTTTTACAATTCCTCTTTCAATCAATTTACGGATTACAAAAGGTTTGTATAATTCAGATGCCATATCTTTTGGGATACCACATTCGAATAATTTCAACTCAGGTCCAACAACAATTACTGAACGAGCAGAATAATCTACACGTTTTCCAAGTAAGTTTTGACGGAAACGTCCTTGTTTACCTTTTAATGAATCCGATAATGATTTTAATGGTCTGTTTGATTCTGTTTTAACCGCAGAAGCTTTACGAGTATTATCGAAAAGTGAATCTACAGATTCTTGTAACATACGTTTTTCGTTTCTCAAGATTACTTCAGGAGCTTTGATCTCCATCAATCTTTTCAAACGGTTGTTACGTATAATTACACGACGGTATAAATCATTCAAATCAGAAGTTGCAAAACGACCTCCATCTAGTGGCACAAGCGGACGTAATTCTGGTGGAATAACAGGAACTACTTTCATAATCATCCACTCAGGACGATTCTCGCGGTTCAAGTTAGACTCACGGAAAGACTCTACTACTTGTAATCTTTTTAAAGCTTCTGTTTTACGTTGTTTAGAGGTTTCATTATTCGCACTATGACGTAAACTGTATGATAATTCATCTAAGTCGATACGTGCTAATAAATCCATAATACACTCTGCTCCCATTTTGGCAACAAATTTATTTGGATCAAAATCGTCTAAATATTGATTGTCAGCTGGAAGTGTATCTAAAATATTCAAATACTCTTCTTCTGTCAAGAAATCTAATCTTTGTAATGGTTCTCCTTCAGCATTTTTAGCAATACCTGCTTGGATTACTACGTATCTTTCGTAGTAAATAATCATATCTAATTTCTTAGATGGCAATCCAAGGATGTATCCAATTTTGTTTGGAAGAGAACGGAAATACCAAATATGAGCAATTGGCACCACAAGGTTGATGTGTCCTACTCTATCTCTACGTACTTTTTTCTCGGTAACTTCTACACCACAACGGTCACAAATAATTCCTTTGTAACGAATTCTTTTGTATTTTCCACAAGCACATTCAAAATCCTTAACAGGACCGAAAATTCTTTCGCAGAAAAGACCGTCACGCTCTGGTTTGTGCGTTCTGTAGTTGATAGTTTCAGGCTTTAATACTTCACCTCTTGATTCTTTTAAAATAGATTCAGGAGAAGCAAGTCCTATCGAAATCTTGTCAAACCTTTTAACTTGGTTTTTGTCTTTGTTATTTCTATTATTCATCATAGTTTTTACTATTGATTTATTTGCAATTAAAAAATTGATTTTAGATTTATGATTTACTTTTATTTTGCAATTGTATTACTCCATAAACAATAAACCATTCAGCTAATACCTCGAATTACTTCTCTAAACTTCAAACGCAATTTTTGAAGTGCTAGTTATAAAAGCCTAAAGCTTCAATAAAAAATCGGAACGGTTTACGGGTATAAATCTTTAAAAACTTATTAATAACTTGTTTCAAGTTTAAAGTTTCAGGTTTACAACTTGAAACCTGAAACTTGAAACAAAAAACTATTCTTCTAATCTGATATCTAAACCAAGACCTTTCAATTCATGCATTAATACATTGAATGATTCTGGCAATCCTGGTTCTGGCATAGACTCACCTTTAACGATTGCTTCGTAAGATTTAGCTCTACCAATAACATCATCAGATTTAACAGTCAAGATTTCTCTAAGTGTACTTGATGCTCCATAAGCTTCAAGAGCCCAAACCTCCATCTCTCCAAAACGTTGACCTCCAAATTGAGCTTTACCACCCAATGGTTGTTGTGTAATCAACGAGTATGGTCCGATAGAACGTGCGTGCATTTTATCATCTACCATGTGTCCTAATTTCAACATATAGATAACACCCACTGTTGCAGCTTGGTGGAAACGTTCTCCAGTACCTCCATCATAAAGATAAGTATGTCCAAAACGTGGTACACCTGCTTCATCAGTCAAAGCATTGATTTCGTCTAAAGAAGCACCATCAAAAATTGGAGTAGCAAATTTTCTACCCAAATTCATTCCAGCCCATCCTAAAACGGTTTCATAGATCTGACCAATGTTCATACGAGAAGGTACCCCAAGTGGATTCAATACGATATCAACTGGTGTTCCGTCTTCCAAGAAAGGCATATCTTCATGACGAACGATACGAGCAACAATACCTTTGTTACCGTGACGACCCGCCATTTTATCCCCAACTTTCAACTTACGTTTTTTAGCAATATATACTTTCGCTAATTTCAAGATTCCTGATGGCAATTCATCTCCAACAGTAATAGTGAATTTCTCTCTACGTAATGCACCTTGTAAATCGTTCAATTTAATTTTATAGTTATGAATCAAATCATTAACCATTTTATTAGTAGCCTCATCAGCTACCCATTGACCTTTACTTAAGTGAGCAAAATCTTCAACAGCATATAACATTTTTTGAGTGTATTTTTTACCTTTTGGTAAAACTTCTTCACCCAAATCATTCATTACACCTTGAGATGTTTTTCCATTAACAATCAAGAATAATTTTTCAACTAATTTGTCTTTTAACTCAACAAATTTAGTTTCAAATTCTAACTCAAGTTTGTCTAAAGCGTCTTTATCTTGTGTTCTCTTACGTTTGTCTTTTACCGCTCTTGCGAATAATTTTTTATCCAAAACAACACCGTGTAACGAAGGAGATGCTTTCAATGACGCATCTTTAACATCACCTGCTTTATCTCCGAAGATTGCACGAAGCAATTTCTCTTCTGGAGTAGGATCTGATTCCCCTTTAGGTGTAATTTTTCCGATAAGAATATCACCAGGTTTTACCTCGGCTCCAATTCTAATCATACCGTTTTCATCCAAATCTTTAGTAGCTTCTTCAGAAACGTTAGGAATATCATTCGTTAATTCTTCGTTACCTAATTTAGTATCTCTCACTTCCAATGAATAATCATCAACGTGAATAGAGGTAAAGATATCGTCACGAACTACTTTCTCAGAAATTACAATCGCATCCTCAAAGTTGTACCCTTTCCAAGGCATGAAGGCTACTTTCAGGTTTCTACCTAAAGCTAACTCTCCGTTTTGAGTGGCATATCCTTCAGATAAAACTTGACCTGGAACTACTCGATCTCCTTTTCTTACGATAGGCTTCAAGTTAATGCTTGTTCCTTGGTTAGTTTTTCTAAATTTAATTAAATTATATGTTTTCTCATCAGCATCAAAACTTACCATTCTTTCTTCTTCAGAACGATCGTATTTGATAGTTATGATGTTAGCATCAACATATTCTACTGTTCCGTGTCCTTCAGCATTAATTAATACTCTAGAATCTGAAGCTACTTGACGCTCTAAACCAGTTCCAACAATTGGAGCTTCTGGACGAATCAATGGTACTGCTTGACGCATCATGTTAGATCCCATCAAGGCACGGTTCGCATCATCATGTTCCAAGAAAGGAATCAATGAAGCCGAAATCGATGCAATTTGGTTAGGAGCAACGTCAGTATAATGTACATTAGATGGTTCAATAACAGGGAAATCACCTTCTTGACGTGCAATTACGTTATCAGCAGTAATTTTTCCTGAATTTTCCATTTGAATGTTTGCTTGTGCAATCATCATACCTTCTTCTTCTTCAGCGCTTAAGTAAACAGGAGCTGATTCTAAATCAACAACTCCATTCGTTACTTTACGGTAAGGAGTCTCAATGAATCCCATACCATTCACTTTTGCATAAACACCAAGAGATGAAATCAAACCAATGTTTGGTCCCTCTGGAGTTTCAATAGGACATAAACGTCCATAGTGTGTATAGTGAACGTCACGAACCTCGAAACCAGCTCTTTCTCTTGAAAGTCCACCAGGTCCAAGTGCAGATAATCTTCTTTTGTGTGTAATCTCAGCCAATGGATTCGTTTGATCCATAAATTGAGACAATTGGTTCGTTCCAAAGAAAGAGTTGATTACTGATGATAATGTTTTTGCATTAATCAAATCAATAGGTGTAAACACCTCGTTATCTCTAACGTTCATTCTCTCTCTAATAGTTCTAGCCATACGAGCTAAACCAACACCGAATTGTTGAGACAATTGTTCACCAACTGTTCTAACACGACGGTTTGATAAGTGATCTATATCATCAATCTCTGCTTTAGAGTTGATTAATTCAATCAAATATTTAACAATGGTAATGATATCTTCTTTGGTAAGCACTTGCTTTTCCATAGGAATATCCAAACCAAGTTTTTTGTTCATTCTGTAACGACCTACTTCACCTAAGTTGTAACGTTGGTCAGAGAAGAACAATTTATCGATAATACCTCGAGCAGTTTCTTCATCAGGCGGTTCTGCATTACGCAATTGTCTGTAGATATGCTCAACAGCTTCTTTTTCAGAGTTTGTTGGGTCTTTTTGTAAGGTGTTATGAATGATAGCGTAATCTCCTTGATTAGCATCTTCTTTATGTAACAAAATAGATTTAACGTTAGAATCGATAATCTCTTCCACATTATCTTTGTCGATAATAGTATCTCTATCAAGGATAATTTCGTTACGTTCGATAGAAACTACCTCACCTGTATCCTCATCCACGAAATCTTCGTGCCAAGTATTTAATACACGTGCTGCTAATTTTCTACCAATATATTTTTTAAGCCCCGTTTTAGAAACTTTAATTTCTTCAGCAAGGTCAAAAATTTCAAGGATATCTTTATCTCTTTCAAAACCAATAGCTCTAAATAAAGTAGTTACTGGTAATTTTTTCTTTCTATCGATATAAGCATACATTACGCTATTGATATCAGTAGAAAATTCTATCCAAGAACCTTTAAAAGGAATTACTCTGGCAGAATATAATTTAGTCCCATTAGCATGGAATGATTGTCCAAAGAATACACCAGGTGATCTATGTAATTGAGAAACAACT
It includes:
- the rpoB gene encoding DNA-directed RNA polymerase subunit beta translates to MITNQTERLNFASTKNIPAYPDFLDVQVKSFKDFFQLETKSDERGNEGLYNTFMENFPITDTRNNFVLEFLDYFVDPPRYTIQECIERGLTYSVPLKARLKLYCTDPEHEDFETIVQDVYLGTIPYMTPSGTFVINGAERVVVSQLHRSPGVFFGQSFHANGTKLYSARVIPFKGSWIEFSTDINSVMYAYIDRKKKLPVTTLFRAIGFERDKDILEIFDLAEEIKVSKTGLKKYIGRKLAARVLNTWHEDFVDEDTGEVVSIERNEIILDRDTIIDKDNVEEIIDSNVKSILLHKEDANQGDYAIIHNTLQKDPTNSEKEAVEHIYRQLRNAEPPDEETARGIIDKLFFSDQRYNLGEVGRYRMNKKLGLDIPMEKQVLTKEDIITIVKYLIELINSKAEIDDIDHLSNRRVRTVGEQLSQQFGVGLARMARTIRERMNVRDNEVFTPIDLINAKTLSSVINSFFGTNQLSQFMDQTNPLAEITHKRRLSALGPGGLSRERAGFEVRDVHYTHYGRLCPIETPEGPNIGLISSLGVYAKVNGMGFIETPYRKVTNGVVDLESAPVYLSAEEEEGMMIAQANIQMENSGKITADNVIARQEGDFPVIEPSNVHYTDVAPNQIASISASLIPFLEHDDANRALMGSNMMRQAVPLIRPEAPIVGTGLERQVASDSRVLINAEGHGTVEYVDANIITIKYDRSEEERMVSFDADEKTYNLIKFRKTNQGTSINLKPIVRKGDRVVPGQVLSEGYATQNGELALGRNLKVAFMPWKGYNFEDAIVISEKVVRDDIFTSIHVDDYSLEVRDTKLGNEELTNDIPNVSEEATKDLDENGMIRIGAEVKPGDILIGKITPKGESDPTPEEKLLRAIFGDKAGDVKDASLKASPSLHGVVLDKKLFARAVKDKRKRTQDKDALDKLELEFETKFVELKDKLVEKLFLIVNGKTSQGVMNDLGEEVLPKGKKYTQKMLYAVEDFAHLSKGQWVADEATNKMVNDLIHNYKIKLNDLQGALRREKFTITVGDELPSGILKLAKVYIAKKRKLKVGDKMAGRHGNKGIVARIVRHEDMPFLEDGTPVDIVLNPLGVPSRMNIGQIYETVLGWAGMNLGRKFATPIFDGASLDEINALTDEAGVPRFGHTYLYDGGTGERFHQAATVGVIYMLKLGHMVDDKMHARSIGPYSLITQQPLGGKAQFGGQRFGEMEVWALEAYGASSTLREILTVKSDDVIGRAKSYEAIVKGESMPEPGLPESFNVLMHELKGLGLDIRLEE
- a CDS encoding Lrp/AsnC family transcriptional regulator; the protein is MDAIDKRILMVLQEDAKANIKMIAEKSGLSVSPTFARIKKLEQLGYIKKYVALLDEVKIGKSIQVFCQVTLSIHSKEVIDNFKKQIAKLHDVMGCYHVSGNYDFLLKIAVKDMNEYQQFAVEKLSVIEGISNVQSTFVLEEIKNEVVHKLQ
- a CDS encoding histidine decarboxylase, which translates into the protein MELHSTFLTEIDKQRLAELEQFINLSNENSIGYPVSKDFDFSEMMPFLKYPINNVGDPFENSINKVKTHELEREVVGFFAKLFRADPNDYWGYVTNGGSESNLYGLYLARELYPKGMVYYSESTHYSIRKNIHLLNIPSIVIRSQENGEIDYADLENTLRINRDKPAIVLANYGTTMKEAKDDVARIKSILKSLAIQDSYIHCDAALAGSYGAFVEPRVPFDFKDGADSVAISGHKFIGSPIPTGVIITKKSNRDRIAKGVSYIGSLDTTITGSRNGHSPLFLWYALKRMGVEGLRQRFQNSLEVAAYCEKRLNAIGIPAWRNPNAITVVFPKVHDSIISKWQLATQETISHIICMPNVTKEQIDNLILDLQNCVEVMENEYEFNF
- the rpoC gene encoding DNA-directed RNA polymerase subunit beta', with protein sequence MMNNRNNKDKNQVKRFDKISIGLASPESILKESRGEVLKPETINYRTHKPERDGLFCERIFGPVKDFECACGKYKRIRYKGIICDRCGVEVTEKKVRRDRVGHINLVVPIAHIWYFRSLPNKIGYILGLPSKKLDMIIYYERYVVIQAGIAKNAEGEPLQRLDFLTEEEYLNILDTLPADNQYLDDFDPNKFVAKMGAECIMDLLARIDLDELSYSLRHSANNETSKQRKTEALKRLQVVESFRESNLNRENRPEWMIMKVVPVIPPELRPLVPLDGGRFATSDLNDLYRRVIIRNNRLKRLMEIKAPEVILRNEKRMLQESVDSLFDNTRKASAVKTESNRPLKSLSDSLKGKQGRFRQNLLGKRVDYSARSVIVVGPELKLFECGIPKDMASELYKPFVIRKLIERGIVKTVKSAKKIIDKKEPVVWDILENVIKGHPVLLNRAPTLHRLGIQAFQPKLIEGKAIQLHPLVCTAFNADFDGDQMAVHLPLGPEAILEAQLLMLASHNILNPANGAPITVPSQDMVLGLYYMTKERLSTPEHKILGQDLTFYSAEEVNIALNEGRLELNARVKIRAKDFNENGELVYKIIQTTAGRVLFNEVVPEAAGYINDVLTKKNLRDIIGHILSVTDVPTTAAFLDNMKDMGYKFAFKGGLSFSLGDIRIPEQKTKLIADAREQVEGISANYNMGLITNNERYNQVIDVWTSTNAQLTEAAMKNIREDQQGFNSVYMMLDSGARGSKEQIRQLTGMRGLMAKPKKSTAGGGEIIENPILSNFKEGLSILEYFISTHGARKGLADTALKTADAGYLTRRLHDVSQDVIVNLDDCGTLRGVEVSALKKNEEIVETLGERILGRVALQDVVNPLDNEILVAAGQEITETIVKAIEASPIEKVEVRSPLTCEALKGICAKCYGRNLATGKMTQRGEAVGVIAAQSIGEPGTQLTLRTFHVGGVAGGISEESSIVARFPGKLEIEDLKTVKGEDNEGNAVDIVVSRSTELKLVDEKTGILLSTNNIPYGSSIFVKDGQSVAKGEVICKWDPYNGVIVSEFTGKIAYEDLEQGQTYMVEIDEQTGFQEKVISEARNKKLIPTLLVYGKDNELIRSYNLPVGAHLMVDDGEKIKAGKVLVKIPRRSSKSGDITGGLPRITELLEARNPSNPAVVSEIDGVVSFGKIKRGNREIIIESKFGEVKKYLVKLSSQILVQENDFVRAGAPLSDGAITPDDILRIQGPAAVQQYLVNEIQEVYRLQGVKINDKHFEVVIRQMMRKVQVQDPGDTLFLEDQLIHTKDFILENDKLYGMKVVEDAGDSEVLKPGQIITPRQLRDENSLLKRTDKNLVVARDVITATATPVLQGITRASLQTKSFISAASFQETTKVLNEAAVAGKVDNLEGLKENVIVGHRIPAGTGMREYDHTIVGSKEDYNEMMANKEEYIY
- a CDS encoding DUF3467 domain-containing protein; this encodes MTEQQEQINIELDEQTAEGIYSNLAIINHSSSEFVLDFVSIMPGIPKAKVKSRIVLTPQHAKRLLKAIGENIHRFEVAHGEIKDTEQAPIPLNFGPAGQA